A window of Daucus carota subsp. sativus chromosome 2, DH1 v3.0, whole genome shotgun sequence genomic DNA:
ACGGTGGGAGATGAGTTGGATGGATAATCTACTTATCCAACCGTGGTTGTGGAACatttcccatatatatatatatatatatatatatatatatatatatatatatatatatagagagagagagagagagagagagaagaaagttctatggagactggattatttggagactgcagagacctaatcctggccatccaatcattaaacatccaacggctgcatatattttgtcctgcacgtttgttttctctccctatcctgtcatgcacttctaaatcgatgaacaacaagcagtacttctaaatcttgcataacataaaataataatcccataatattggtgttcaatcaccgaaatcctaacaaataaaaataataattgcatacaaaacaaagatgtagttggacactgctatgattggcactgaactcattgtcattgtcctgcaatgaattgaatttgttgcaagacaaaataacacttagatatatcacaaatatgcgggacaaattattaatattacattactagaaatgcaggacaagaatagtgtaaattacaaacatagttttgaattaaaactaaaaacaagaaatgcaggacaagaatattaataatacattgcTAGAAAttcaggacaagaatagtgtaaattattaatattacaaaactggaaatgcaggacaagaaatgcaggacaaagaatatttaatcatgtccattaattgccatattatttaacggtagacaatgacaatgagttcagtgccaatcatagcagtgtccaactacatctttgttttgtatgcaattattatttttatttgttaggatttcggtgattgaacaccaatataatggaattattattttatgttatgcaagatttagaagtactgcttgttgttcatcgatttagaagtgcaggacaggatagggagagaaaacaaacgtgcaggacaggatagggagaaaaaacaaacgtgcaggacaaaatatatgcagccgttggatgtttaatgattggatggccaggattaggtctctacagtctccaaataatccagtctccatagaactttcttcatatatatatatatatatatataaataccaCTTGAGTATAGTCGTAAAAAATTCGTTCTAAAATTATCGTCAATTACAGTAAGACcataaaaaaaatctagataTTCGTCCAAAATATCCGCATTTATGTACGAGAAAAAGCGGATATCAGGATAtgtaaagcggatattatccgtatctgaaTACAACAATATACCGATATATACGTATCTGAATTATCAGTCTGATCAATCTCAACCATTGAGGTAAGAGTTGAAGTAAAAATGGTGAATTTGAAATAGAACATGTATCTCTCACATGGCAAGTCTACATTCCATACTTAGATAAGAAAGAATGTTGATATGATAACAACTAAAGAAAAAGGAGACTATTTAGATGGCTGATCAATGAGTTTGCCCTTTTCTTTTAGCTTGGCTATAGATTCTTTCATGGCTTCCTTTCTTTTCTTACTAGCAAGAACTTTGGCCGTTACAGCATTAATACTTGGATCCTTTTTCTCCTCCGGCGGTGGTGGTGGAGCCCGTTTACCCGCCGCATTCGCACGTCTGTCAGAACCTACTTGTATGAACCCCAGCACCAAACCAGCCAACCCTAATGTAGCAGCCCTCCTGCATTTAAGGACACACAcggttaatataatataatcctGATAAGCCCTCATCCTAACACCAACATTTTATGAGagttggtcacttaacatgatatcagagctcGGGCTCGCAAACCACACTTAATCAAGAATTTTCCCTATTTGCATGTAATTTTGCagtagtagtatatatatagtacatatCTGTAATGGATACCTTTGAACAGGCCTGCAATGTTGAGGCCCATCAGAGTGAGAGGCAACAATTTTGTGATAACTCAAAGTTGGAaggggaggaggaggaggagcagCATTAATCTTGTGTGAGATGGGCACCGCAGCTGCAACTGCAACAGTTGTTGAAGAAATGAGTGACTGAATCATGATTGTGTGGATAGGTTTTGGCCCAACTTGATGTTTACGATTTCAAGCACTAATAGAAATACACAAACACCAATAAACTGTCTCTGTGGCTAGAATTAGACGTCCTCTGTTCTGGATAGAACTGGAAGTTGGATGTGCAAATGTTATTGGTGGGATTTTCTGTATGATATAATAGTTGGGGACCCAGTTGCCTGATCTTGCTTCACAGATCACAACTGATTGAAATTTTCTTAGTaccaatttttttcatttatactACTCATATAAACCACTACTATCGACAGGTGttttaataaacaaaaatcGGATTCAATCAGCAAAATtacgaaataaaaattaattaaataatcagatatttaatcATTTTAGTGAACTATGAAAAATTAATTACTCGTGATTAATGACCGATTTTAACATTGAGTTCTCTtgaacttattaataaactttttCAGTGGTTTtgtaatatctttaatttactTATTAATCGTCTGATTCTATATGTACAagttcttatttattatttccaggttcttatttattatttccttCTTCAATAGTGTTGAGTTATCACTACGTTACATTATGTCTTACACATAAACATTGTCACATTTTTGACAACTTCTATAGCAGATAATAACAAACTTCATGATTTCACGAGTAATAAGTTTTCAAAGATGTGCTAAAACTTCATCAGTTTGTATCACACTATCATGAAATTCAGACTTGTTTAGGAGACCCAACACTAATAATTACTagcatatataatttatagtttttcaaaagtctatataaaaatttttaattaccagatttaaaaggaaaaaaaatagagAACTAAGTATATacagattttcaaaaaaagGGTCGCAACCAGAAGACTGGTGGTTTGGCTCTTTTCATGTCTAGCCTATAGAACTAGAAACTAATTAACATTTCTTGGGAAGTCAACAATCCAATTTCAACTAGGGGCCGAGCAATTGCAAGGCTTGATGATTTTCCACCAAAAGGAATAACAATACATTAATGAATTGAAGATACAATTACATACATATCTTATAATCACAATAAAGAATGTAACACCTAATCTACTTTACTGAAGTTACCCCATACGGGGATCGTGTGTGTCTCTATCAATCAAATAGCCGAAAGGGCACCCCATTTCCCCATCTCATAAGGATCAGCATAATGATACAGTTTGATTCTATTTGTTAATGACAACCCTGTAGCTACCGGTCGAACAGTGAATTCTGCCTGATCCTGTTCGGTTGGCTCATCGACAAATGCAGCCACGTCTCCAAGAAGTTTGAAACACACTCGGTTGGAACTTATCTGTCTAGGAAAATCGAAGTACATGGCTGTTCCAGCCTTCACTTCTGGTAATCGATACTCGTGAATAGTGACCATGTTGTGAGAGTCCTGCGGAGAATTAGTGTTGCATATCAGTTTGAGGTTCACAAGCTCTAGAATGAAAATGTAAAAGCCAAATCTTTACTACCCTGGTATGAACATCAATCCATATTAAAATAGGTTTAAATCTTCCGAAAAGAGTAAGTCCATTCAATTTAGCCTACCACATCCTAACAAAAAGGTTACGGAACCCTTTTAAGCATTGTTCTAGCAATCAGCATGCCTGAGTTTCCCTTCAGTAAATATATATTGCTACCTTAAAGCCTTTGTGAAGATTTTATACACAAAATTCAGCTTCTACGAAATACAACGCCATGCAAAGCACAAAGTAGTCACCaagatatttatttgttttttgctAAGGTTCCCaggtaaatttaataaattgctTTTCTTTGCTTTTAATTAAGATGAGAACAATTCATTAAGAAGTAACTTAAACCAACTTGTTTCCACGCCTCATCATATACAATTTCAACCTACTGTGCAAACTCGTTATTACCCAGCTTGCAACTCACAACCAGAAAATTGCATTGACCATTGAGTGGGACAAGATCTGAATTTTgtttagttaaatattttaggGATGTGCTGAGTTTGGCATTACCCTTTATAAACAAGGAGTCGACTTACATAATGGAAAAAACTCACTGAGAGATAATATATCACAGACttccatatataatatatatgtacactACTGGGTAATATCATTAATGTTGAAAACTAGATTCCATCTAATTACTCCATATATTCTAGTAATTAAAAACTGTAGCATGCTTTATAATTATTACTACAATAACACTTTCATTAGCAACTACAAAAGAGTTTTACTTGATACAACACAAAAAATTCGGGCCCAAGACCCACAGGAGAAACCCTTAACGCCACCTTGAAAGCTTATGCAATTGTAAGAACTAAAAATTAAGATTGTAAGTAACCACATATATTATGATGTTCTGCTGCCAATATATGAACAGAACAATTAATGAAAGCTAATTAAACCGTTTTCTTTGTACCtttttcatatatgtatattactgAGAAATAGTTAGCAGAATTTTCTGCAGCCTCCCTAGATATCTAATGTTCATCCCATCTGCAAAACCTTATCACAATAGGATCTCAAGAAAAGTTGCAATATTCCTCCTTTCTTCATTATTATTTCTCAATGCGAAAAGATACAATATACGAGCAACTATCTTATTATAAGAAAGGGCAGCCTACCATCAACCTTGTATAAAACTACGTAAGTTTGACCTCAAGTGCCAcatcatatatatcatatatactgTAAAACAATGATACAGCTACAAACATTACAAGTTTGTATCCAATTTGCATCAGTATCAAAAAGGAAATTGATGCTAATGAATTGAACTTGTGAAAACCATTGAATTGACAAAACTTAATTTACATGCATAGATAAAAGTTAAAAGAGACACAAAATTTTAGGACTACGCCATATGGCTATTAATAAGAAAACCTTAAATCTATTAATATAAATCAAGATTGTATAATTCATGCAAGGATCTTTATAATATATCCAGATATATTATAAAGCAGTGAAGATGTGATAATACCTGCAAAGCAGAAACTTGAATATACAATATAGCTGGAGATATTAATCTGTCCTCTAAAAAACTTGAAGGCTCCCATAGATTTACATCAGAACAAGGTGAATGTGTTACACGAGGCTTAATTGCACTGAAGCCATCAATACGAAATCCTGCTAGCATTGGTGAAGCAGGAGGCAGATACTGCTCTAACGAAAGATCATTATCCATTAACCTCTCAGCTTCAATTGGAACCTGATAAAAAATTCATTACAATATGACACAAAAATTAATTACAGAGAtaccaatatttttttaattaggatCTAAAAATGACTAGGCCAGCTTAAGCCAGactaaaccaaaattttgtacacaatttGGTAACACAACAAAAAAAATCGTGTACTAAAAAAAACGAAACACGATACGTGAAGTACATGagaaaaaagtttatttttttcAGTGTACACAAAAGAATTAGTACTTGCACGTGAAATGAAtgttaggagttgtcccacatcTGTTGGCCGAAGGGCAGATAACAAGAATACAAGCAGTCTGAtaactccattagtatgaggcctttggGTAGGTGCCCAAAAACAGACCCGTGCAAGCTAGCCCtaaagcggacaatatcatattaTCGTGGAGTTATGGCTCACTTATCCATCTAGATAACTAGAATATAAGTACttatataaacatgcatataaTAAATAGTAGTAATGCATTTTTCATTTaagtaatattaatatatttttttagtgtaCACAAAAAACACGATACATGAAGGACATGACaagaaagtatattaatgtCTTTTTAATTAACTTTCTCCTTAGTGTACAGTACATACGTAAAGTACACGAATCTAATTTGTTATTTATGGATTTCGGCTTTTGTGTGGATTCATATACAAATATAGATATTTTACGTATAttcatataaacatgcataaaacataatatattaatgcagttttaaaaaaagtaatattacCGTTTTTAGTGTACATGAAATAAAGACATGTAAAGTGCACGACAAGAAAGTAGATGGATCCATTCTGTGTCGTGTATGGCTTTGAGCTTTTAGGTACACGATTCCCAGACCGAAGCACTTCGTCGGTAAAGAACTACTCTACCACCTCAAATTTTGGTCCCTAGCACATCTTAGGTCGAAGTTAGACCATATATCTTTTGGTCAATTGTAAAATTTACGAAAACTGAAATCAGGTAATTTTAATGTAacactaatattttttatatctgatgtattctttaaaaaaactaaaaacaatacCTGGACATGCAAATACAGACAAGCCAACAAAGGGAATATAGAAAAAGAAGCAAAATATTAATCTGCAGCCCAAGTAAGATGTCTATCTGCAGCCTAGTGACTACTGCAATAGTGTATAGCATGTAAATAATAGAAAAGAATGAAGTGAAGCACTGGCTCAACCTTAAATCTTGTCACTGGTGGAGCTTTCGCCAACCAGCTTCTTACATCAGAACCCAGGGAAGATGTCACCCCTGCATCATTTTTTAGGGGTCTACCAACAACAAATATTCTCTTGGCATGAAGACATGGATTACTGTCAATTGGTCCACCTAGAGATGCACGCCTATCCAGTTGTGCGAAAGGATTTTCATCTAAAGATAAGAGATCGATATTTTCGTCGAGACTGACGGAACTGGAACCAGATCTCTGAAGACTTAACATTACCCAAACAATGCGGCACTGAACTGGTTTTCGGAAGGAGAATTTTATATTTCTAGGTGCTTGATTATCCTTGCTATAGTCTTCCGGTCCATAGATTTCTGAGGAAGATGCTGTCATAGATCGTACATCCCATTTTCCAACACATGATCTCTCTTCCTTGTTTACTTTATCGCCCGTCCAAATTTGCACCTGCACAGCAGTAGAAAGGAATgcaaattcattaaaatatgaaaataatgcAAAATGTAATCAGTAGAGATAAGCATTTATCACGATAACATATTAGAAACACAGAGCAATATATTATAGGAACAGCCAGGAATATGCAGCTCATAGTAGTCCAATTATTATGTCAACATATATTGCATTCATATTCCTCCTAGCACAACCCAATATGTCAATGTGCATGAGGGTATGTCCATTTTGTTGCTTCTGCTTAGTCTCAATTCACATAATACAAGTTCGATACATTTTACCTTGAGAGAGTTAGTTTAAAAGCACCCTCCTCATGCACACCTAAGTATCTGACATCAAGATGAACACCAAAAGGTCGTATATATGGGTTCTCATCTTGAGTTCTGTATGATcgtgtttaaaataattttgcaacagtgAATTCAGCAGATATAACAGCTTATTAGTTGGTAAacagacacacacatatatatagagaaagagagagacagATAGAGAAACATCACGATAAAATCGGGTGTAGTATTAACTAAGGATTCCTGCTGATTACTCGAATTAAAGCCCCTTAACAACAGAAACCACAATGCGAATTATATATGCCATCAACAAGAAGCTGGAGTAGGTGCACTTACAATAGGTGTATCCATCATGGAATAGCCACAAGGACTAACTATAAGGGTGACCCCAGAAACATTCGAAAGATTAGCAAGAGCAATGACGAATTCAACAGAGGAGGTACTCTGGGGAGCTTTCCAGTATAAATGTTGGGGTCCAAAATCCAAAGGTGCAAGCAAAGACAACAGTGGCGCTGATCCAGGTGCTGTATCAACCTATAATAGCAGTTGTCAGTAAAGGAAAAATAATGCTCAATAATACTAGCACAAGAACAGCGAAAATAAATACTAATAGCTACGTTACCCAGCTGCTTCAGTCTTGCCATCACATCTATGACTTTGTGGGTGACGAATCTGAGTCAGATCTTTCATGTAATACTGGACATTTCACCCTCTTTTAGTAAAGTCAACATGTAATCTAGAGCCTCTAGAAAACTTGTTTTTGATTacccattgattttgatatataaaaattcatGTATAGTATTTATCTAATTTATTGGTAATAGACAATGATATTTAGAATGTTCAATCTCCTATACTTTTGATGTATAAAAATTAATGGTATATGAAATTCAATCTCCTATACTTGCATGCTAAGTCTCGCACCCATGTCTAGTTATTATCCATATCCAGAAATtctaatttcttaaaaataatagaattaCTCACTTAGGTCCACGCCCATGGAGGACACTTGTCCCTGACATAGTCTAATCGTAGGAGCATAGCAGCATATATAGCCGATAGCCCATACCTTATGATATATTTGGACATGCAATCAGTGTTTAATTTTGCAGCAATATACATCTAAATGTACCCAAGTTCAGTCGGGACTTcacaattattaaaaaaaattaataatttaatttacatttaaactcttaataatttaatttacatatatagCCCAATAGCACTTTAAGAAGAATTATGACAGGGAGGCATAAAAAGgactaaaaaaaatcacaaaaaatggTTGCACTATACATACAGTTTCAATATGAAAACAACACATTCTGAGAATGATGGAAGTATAAATAATGAAAAGACCTAATATCAAACTTTACAGATATTCTTTGGAATTCAAATTGTAGATATAATAAACGTAAAAAGCATCTTACTAcggcaaaaaaaaagaaaagcaagGATGGTTAGATCTACTACTCATAAATAGGAATTGTTAAATATACTAATAGATGACCCAAGTTCTGTTAGAATAGATCTAGAGTAAGAAACATGAAAACAATAACGAATCATAtacttatttattaatatatataaagttatatAGTAGGTGTAGTGCAAAAGTAATGTAATATTTCTTAATTAATATCTGAAACTAAATCttacaaatttatatgttcCATTAAATTTCTGTAGTAAATTAAATGTAACAAGCGAAATCtatatattgaattaaaaatttataagagtCCAAAACTCGacaactacatatatatatgggtacgtattataaaatttatacatgtaatCACTAAAAAGAGAGAACAAGAGATCGATACTTAACAACTATGATTTTTTTAGTAACTTCtaataaaatttcttaaaataacaCACGTACAAAAGCATGTAACGTGCCCACATTATAAGCCTACATGAAATATAAGCCACAACAATGGTAAAGTATATATGATTGTACTGGTGTTACTTCTGATTTGATACCAAGGACATGAAGATCAGCATACTTTTAACTTGTTTTCTTAATCACTTTGTCTGACggtatttttttcttaatcggTTCTAAATAATGGTACTTGTAAATTTTTACTTGTTTACTACGGCCAGGTGAGGAGGTTCTATCGAACTTGATTTTTTACTTTGTGTTTCAgagttcttattttttttttttggttattcAGATCGAATTATTGGACTACTTAGCAGTCAATTGATAatggaacatatattaatagaaTTTAAGAAGAAAATATTTTCGATAGGGAAATAAAATCTTCATAAgcacattttttttgtttacttaAATCATTTAAATTGGAACATCTGTTTgacttaattatcaaaaaaactattaaacttatgtgattttttcattttaaccataaaactgtttttgttgcagaataatgcaactaagtatacaaaatcaattTAACATAACCCAATTTTGATGAATCTCTAACCATGGTTATTTCATAGCTGACATGAATGCCGCATACAGCACAACACAtcaattgtttttatttaattttaaaattttacacaatacatacataaaaagtcagttatatttacattttctttttgtgtataaaaattcaagtgataaatttttatttagaaaaaataataaaataatttatgaaactaattttttttagaagtaTTACAATGCATGTCAAACTCTCGTTATCAGATCACCAAAATATTGCAAACTAccacaattttttaataatgctaaaaagaataatatagtgttaataatcaaatctgaatctAACATCAATGACAAataaaatccgaacctaacatcagtgacaaaaaaatcatagtttagtgctaagtttctaaatacacaataagttcggtggcgaaaaaatctttttttttcttaaataaaattatcaattcgatataaattaatataaatcgcATGATAAATAATCGATATACAGTACCTGATAGACGGtggtttcaaaaaatcacactaaCATCGTCGGCTTCGAACATAAATTTTAGTACGCTCTGTGTTTGTGTAGATTATGAATTAGGATTTTGACCCTTAATGAGATAGTAAAAGTATTAATAAGACCCATgtactaaataatttaattaataacttgataATATATATGGCACTCATCTTAATTTTAACTTAACCATGGTTATGAACTAGTGAGATTGGGTTTTTAGAATAAAGTTTTTCAAAGTTACTTGCATTATCCTGCAACAAATATACTATTGTGGTTTAATTGAAAAAAGCATGAtagttatatagtttttttggtaattaagtccATCTGTTTTACAGGGGAAAGttattacaaattaaactaacatTAGGAACTGAAATCTAGTAAAACTTATTTAGCAATTATGATAAAtaacattataaatatatccTCTAACAATAAGAAATTATATACAAAGTATCtgttattttattagatttgaaatttgattaaatgtAAACTCCCTCAGTCCCGTGGATTAGTATACGTTTGGGAGAGAGTGTTCGGCACACATTTTGAAggctcatataaaatatagtttcataatttttttttaaataatatatagaactATTTTATagaagccttaaaatgcgtgtcaagcaaTGCCaaaaaactgtatagaaatgagtgtGAGGAAGGGAGTAATAAATTACTCTCTCtagtacaaaaaaaaaaacatgttctttaataataaaacaattGTATATACTTAATTGTTCTAGCTACATGAGAgttacaatttaattaaaagGAAAATAATTGAAATTACTACCACAATAATGCAGAAGACATACTAATCTATTGTAATATTAACCCATGCTTGGCACGCATTATATGCTTGTATCTCACTAAAATAATGTATTGCATATAGTAATAGTGAATCAAGTAGAAAATCAATACATACCACATTTAGAAAGCTGGCGAAGGGGAACTCAGCAAGGGATTCCTCTCCAGCAAATAACTGATTTAAAGACTTAGTGATGCCTCCGCTATTAGAAGATTGACTTTTCTCCAAAGAATTAGAAAAATTTCCTATGACACGCTTCAGAGCTTTATGTGTAGCTTCATCTGCACGAGCACTTCTTCGGTTGCTAACTAACACCCTGGTGTAGTCCAGGATCAATGCATCAAGTACAATACCATGGCAGCATGATTTACATATAACACCCTCTAGTGTTACTGACCGATTGGTAGAGAGATCGGCTGCAGAGCCTCCCTGACCAGATACACTTGAAACTCCCTTTAAGTTATATGCTTCAAGAAGCAGTGCTCCTTTCCCAGCACAACAAACTTTGCAAACCTTTCTTCTGCAATCGGAACATACAAACACATCTTGTGAAGTATTAGAAGATGGGAATTCAGATGCTGCATGAGCAGGTGACCCGCCCTCTGCGTGAACTTTACACATCCCACCGGAACAGCTCTCCCCAATCCCAGAAATATTCCAGAAATCTATAGAATTGTCACCCGTAATTTCGAGACCAATAGCAGCGGTGCTTTTGTCTTCAAGCGTACTGTGCCCAAGCAAAGCAAGCACATTTGCAACTTTGCACAACCTTCCAATGTAAGAACTGTCAAGTAATACATTGGGATTAATAGTAGCAGGATCAGTACCAATTGATAATAAAGCTCTATCCCTCTCGGCAGCAGATAGATTCAACCGAAAGCGTTGAATTTCGAGCTTCATAGCTTCTCTGAATCCCAATTTCTTTTCCTACAGAATTAACCATTTGGAAATtaataaatctgaaaattttacatacatatttctatattttcattttgCGTATTTACAATAACCATACAGCAACTAGTTGTTCTCTGGACTCTGGTAACAAGTTACAGATATGCATACCAACTGTGAAAACAGTTATATTAAAACAAGTGATGTTCAATTGTTTACTTATACAAAGTTCAGCACCTAAGATATGTAATTTAATGAACAGTACATCAAAACTGTAATGTGCTTTCTGTTCGACTATTACAAACAATGCCAATGAGAACAATGTTCCTACAAAAGTCAAAACAAATTACTATATAAACAAACATAACCAACAATATACACTCAAATAATGACCTTAATATCTTTATCCTCATAATTGTTCAAAAAGTTTGCCATATGCTCAAACTTTCAGCATAGCAGTGAGATATATGCACAAGAGGTCAAGACTATTTACTCAGACTCAGGTACAAAGTGTCGGGCACAACAAATATCCGAGTGTACGACTTGGAAACTTTGAAAATTGGGAACACAGACACAGTCCTACTTTTGGACGTGGTACGGGGACACATCGTTGAATACTAATAAACAAGTATGGTAACTTGGACATCTTAACGAAAAAGTAACAATAGATCTCAAATTAGACATGATTTTGTAGGGGATTTGCaaattcttctttctttttttctcaCGTAGTTCTTTTGGATTGTAAGTTTGACCCATATTTGATTTTACATTGGTCAAAGTGTCTACATTTTAGTCAAAGGATAAGACACAAGATAAATGTCGTGTCCGAGTGTCCGACACAGGTACGGAAACCTAAATAGAAGAGTTGGAGTAACATAAGGTCAGGATCAAAGTATCTATTACCATTACCAATAAAGCACTAAGAGGTCTCTTCCTTGTTGCCCACATCTTAGCACAGCCCACAGCGAATTACACATTTAAGTTTTACTTTTGTGTCTCTACTAATCCatccatactatattattaaaggcAACACATTAAAAGTTTAGTGACAGGTCGGAACTTG
This region includes:
- the LOC108206838 gene encoding uncharacterized protein LOC108206838; this encodes MIQSLISSTTVAVAAAVPISHKINAAPPPPPLPTLSYHKIVASHSDGPQHCRPVQRRAATLGLAGLVLGFIQVGSDRRANAAGKRAPPPPPEEKKDPSINAVTAKVLASKKRKEAMKESIAKLKEKGKLIDQPSK